In Oryza sativa Japonica Group chromosome 8, ASM3414082v1, the sequence ATATcattaagaaaaagaaaggagttCTTTCCGTTCAATGAAATACTAGCCGCTTTCCTActtttacattaaaaaaaatagagaaaggAGCACAAACATGACAGAACGCTAGGAAACAGTCTCACAAATTTACATCAACTGGCATGTTCACTTCTTCGCCTGGTTTTGAAAATCATGGCCTTTGTTCATCCTTCCCATCTGCTCTTCTCACACCCTTCATCAATATGGCCTAGCTGGCATGGCCACTGTTATTATAAGGAGAGACATTGCTGCCAATCACAGCCTTCATCTTAGCTGCTTTTAGGGAACACGCAAAAGACTTGCACATCTTTGTAGTATTAAGAAAGGGGGTTGTCTAACATCTGATCTGACAATGAAATTGCCGGCAAAAGAAAGATACACGGCTTCCTCAGCTGTTCTGCTTACCATCTAACTGCAGCTCCTTGGTGCCTCTGGTTGCAGCAGGTGGGCATGCCTGCCTTCTTGTGCTGCCACTTCCTATATCATCTGCACCTAACGTTGAATCTCTATACCAACCTTTCGCTGTCGATTGTGCACGGCGTGTCAATATTGTTCCAGTTtaaatttccaaaaaaaaaagttccagtTTTGATCAGATTCTTCAGTGCATTGCAAGGGAGCTCAGGTTTCATCACTTTCTTGAGTGCACTTGTACTACTACCTTGGCTTACATAGCATCTGTCAGAGTGTAACTTGGTGCATTTCTACTTGAAGTAGAAGCTGTAGGTGCAGTTGCAGCAACTGGTTTCTGGTGTCTGCTCATTATGGCTGCGTAAGTTGACCTCTTCTCATTGGAGATGGACGATGGAGCTGGAGCCcctctatatatgtttttctttgatGAAGAGTCAGGTGTTGGTAACATTGATCTCAGTAATGTTTTTGTTGCCCCTGTCTTTCCTGAGAGCTGCCAGGGATAATACCAAGATCAAGAGAAGCTCTTTGATGAACAAATACATTCTAGAAATGTGTATTGCAATTGAGGAAGAAAATTGGCATCTAGGATCTTTAGCATTCAGTATAGAAGACTACAGAGCAGATAGTATATACCCTGGAAGCTGAAGGTTTGACTGGCCGAGAGATTGGTAACTCCTTCTGGAAAGCCATTTGACAGGAGTTATTTTCGGCCaacccagcaaaaaaaaaaaaagagaggtgtTGGTTTCCATCTCTATGGAAGGAAACAGTGGTGAAGCTGGAGGTGTCTTCAGCCTGAAACAATCTGTTCTTCTAAGAAACAGTTCCAACAACAAAAGGATACGATCTAGAGTGAATTATATCCTACCACAATCATTATTCTCACACTTTGACAATAATGGAAGAAGAAGCATGGAAACAATTCTGGACCTTTGCATGGTGACAAGAGTGAGATAATGGAAGAGCAAAGCGTATGCACCTCATTTGAGAGTCAGCAGGAGGGGATGAGCCTTTTTACAAGCTTCTTCAGGTTAGATTCCAGACCTTGATTCCTCCTCCATTTCTGTTTTCGCTGCTGCTGGAATGCATATACGTTGAACGGAAGAGACAAGATCAAAATACTCACCACCTTCTCTGCACCGTGTTTCCAATCCAGGGCACCCTTGTATGGACAGTTCTTTCAGTGTTGGAAGTCGCTGGAGGAGACCCTGTGGGAATTCCTCTATCTCTGCACATGCCTGAATCTCCAAAATTTTAAGGGAAACGAGGCCATCCATCCCATCAGGAAGATCTTTCAGGACATAGCAGTTCATCAAATAAAGATGCCTTAACATGGCCAGATTTCCAAGGTTCGAAGGCAATGCCACCAATCTTCGGCAAGATTCTAACCGCAGATCCTGCAGGGATGCAGGCAGCATTGGGATCTCCAGTAGATTGTAGCAGTGTTGTATGTGTAACCTCTCTAGATGGGACAGTGACATGAATTTTTCCTCGGATGATGAACCTTTTCCCTCAAGTCTATGACAGTGCTCAATATATAGGTGTCGAAGGTGAATCAAGCTCGTCAACTCCTCAGTTGGCCAGCACACAAGACTGAGGCACATATGAATATGCAATACCTCCACAAAGGCAAAGCATTTCCAGAGCCCAAGACGCATTTCGGATGAGCCGGATGCAGCCGTGAAGCAGTTTACTAGACTCAAACTCCGAAGGTATTCTAGCTGGCCTTGATTTGCCTCCACCTGCAGAGTGGTTGGAATGTGTGTTGAAGATCTAAGAACTAGTTCTACGAGAGATGGCCATGAGCCCAAAGGCATGCTCACACAATCACAAAGACTGTTTGCAACGTAATTGAGCTTGGACAATGATGTCAGATGTGTGAGTTCGTTCATTGCAAGCATATAAGATCCAAATCTGTCCAGTTCTTTTAGAACCGGACAGTCTGGGACACTTGCAAGTTTACTACAGCGAATGATCTGTAGCATTTCGAGCTCTGGAAATGTAACCAAATTCTTAGCCTCACCTGCAGTATTTTCTGCCCATTTCTCCAAGCTAAATAACAACTCTAGTTTCAGAGACTTTAACTTTGGGAAAACTTGCTGAGGGATGGTGTATCCTTCAGCTCCCACACCAACGTTCTTACACAATGTGGTTAGATTATCCATACGGGATAACTGCAGATGCTCAAGCGAGACCGATAACCACAGTGTTGATAGATCCTTGCATCCTAAACAGTTGGAAATGCGGAGAGTTGTTAGGCACTGCAACATCTGTGGGTCTCTCATCCATTGTGGGATCTTCAGGCCACTATATCCATGCAGCTCTAAAATTTTGAGCTTACCATGAGGTGTAAGTGACTCCAACACTTCTTCCTCATTGTAGGCACTGTTTTCCGGTGTGTAAATTTTATCACGACCCCAGTGCAATAGTAGTTCACTTAGATTTTCCTTCTGATGGAGATTGGCTTCTATTCCATTGTTCCTGCAATTAATTTTTCTCAAATTGTACAGTTCCAACCTGTTGGCAATGTGACGCAAGTTCTTGAGCTCGTCAATTCCACAACCAGCTTTAGTGTCCAAAACAAATGTTGTTAGAGTGCGAAGATTGTTCAAAAGACCAAAGTTTGGTGGCATCCGCACCAAACTATCACATCCCAGAAGATAAAGATGGAGGAGCTTCCTCATTTTTCCCATACTTTCcggtaaatattttagaaaGCTGCAACCATTGAGTCTCAATGTTTGTAAGTTATACATCACACATATTGAACTTGGCAACATAACAATTTGAGACATAGATAGGTCAAGATATCGTAGATGCTTCGAATAAGTGATCACATGGTTAGACATAACCGAATGGTAATGGAAGATTCCCTTTTCAATTACAAGGGTTCTTAATGATGCCAGGCTTAAATCCTTGAGATCCCTGCACAAGGGTGATGGCACTATCCAAGTACGGAGAGATGATGTTACTTGTAACATTTCCATAGTTTCTTGCATACCAAAAGTGCTAGATATATTCATGTGACGGACATTTCTGACAGATGCATCGTGCTGAAGTACATGTTCTGAAGTTACACATTCGTCTGCCACGTCTTTTGCTAGGTCATGCATCAAATCGTGCATTTTGCAACCAATGGACTCATATGGTAATGCCTTGTCCATAATTTCCTTTTGTAGAATGGTCGACGGCTGGAGCTCTGCCAAATGGTCCAGAGTTTTCTTTGCTTTGACATCTTGGAGGAAGGATCTCCAAACCAAATATTGGAAGGTGTATTCTCCTTTTTGTTCCAAATCCATTATTCCATCTTCTTGGATGAAACCATTTGCCATCCACAGTTGGATCAAGACTTCCTTGTCCATCTCATGGTTCCTTGGGAATATGGAACAGAAGGCAAAACATTGCTTCATTTCGGATGGTAAGTGTCTGTAGCTTAATTTAAGCATGGAAAGTATTTCATCTTTGTCTCTGGCACTGTCTGCGATGGCTTTCCATTCATGGAGTTGTTGCTTTGAGCTCATCAGGCCACCCATAGCATTGAGAGCAAGAGGAAGCCCCTTGCATTTCTTGACAATAAGTCTTCCAATGGTGACCAATTCTGCTGTCTCTCGTACTTCTTCACTGAATGCTTTCTTTGAGAACAATTCCCATGAATCATCATCATTCAGACATGCTAGTTCATGGGATCTCATGGTGCCCATGATAGATGCTACTTGTTGGCTCCGAGTTGTGACCACTACAACACTTCCATGACCACCAGCAGCAGAGCACAAGAGTGGCCTTAGTTCATCCTTCCACTTGTTCTCATCCTCGTTCCATACATCGTCAAGAACTAACAGAAACCTTCTGCTACCAATGGCTCCCTCAAGCTGCCGTCGCAAGAGCTCGATGGTGTCCTTGTCAGGCACTTGACATCTTCGATTTGTAGCCAATTCAACGATGGATTTCAGAAGGGGAACAGCTTCAAAATTCTCTGAAACACAGTGCCACATCTTCAGCTGGAAATGGTCACGTACCCTCGTGTCGTTGTACACCATCTTGGCGAGCGTCGTCTTGCCTGAACCCCCGATCCCGATGACAGGGAGAACCTGCAATCTCTGCTCATATCGCTGATCCAGCAACAGCTTAACCACCACCTCCTTGTCGTCGTCTCTGCCAACAATGTCACTTGATTCATCCAGTGCAGCAGAATGCATCTGGAGATAAGGAGGTTTCagttcttgtggtgattctgtgcgATCCACTGACAAGCCAAGCTCGTTCATCTTGTCAACCAGCTTGTTCATCTTCTCGAGGACATTGCTCAGCTTCTTGCTCATGGTTACGCGGAACAGGAGTGGGTTGTGCGGGGTGAAGTAGCCGAGTACCttgccggcggtggcgtcgccgtcgcggcgcagCGCCTCGTAGCGGAAGTCGTCGAGGACGTCGTCGGCCTCGTAGGCGGCGGCGTTGAGGTCCTTCATCCAGCGCCTGACGGCGAGGTTGGTCTCGCTCTTCGCCTCGGCGTCGGCCAGCGCGCGCTGGACGGCCAGCAGCTGGCGTTGCAGCTTGcggcggtcgtcgtcgacggcgccgcACGCGCCGGTGACTCTCTGTACGAGTGCATCGGCGGCCTTCGCCGCCACCCCGCGCACCATGGGGAGGATTAGCGATTCCGCCATGGCTCTATGCTGCTCACTAATTAGCTGCAACTTCTCTCGCTTTTTCTCTCAGGCTCTTTGATTGCTCGATGCGCGAAAGAAAGCAAAGAGGCAATTAAGCTTATATTTTTGGCTGTCACAGTCTTCAATTGTTCATTTGAATTGATCGAGCATGTTGAtagttgactttttttttttttgcattgtaCATTCAAATCTTAGTTTCTTTGTGGGTTGTCATATTAGTACTTACCAGGATTTTCAgctgattgcactagatttttgTTCCTTCTGATTAGTCCCGTCACAGAGATACCATGTTCTATCTTGATGTAGACTACTTAAATGGGGTATTGTCTACTTTGttgtaaaagaaaaagaaaaaccatgcACTCTATGATCTCAGGCTTTATGAATAGCCAATAATAACAAGAATTTCAACGCCCCATTTGCAGTACAACACGATTTGCAACCGTCATCGTAACACGCAACAACCCACAGAAGGAGAACTCACCAAGGAATGGCTCAGAATCAACAAATTATGCATGACATGATAACTGCATATTCAATCACCAACTGCATATCGGCTTAATTACAGCCCAGCATGCACCTGGTTTCGATGAATGAAATCGACATCGATGAGCTTGCAATCGGGTAGATCGCCGTGGTGGTTCAGAAATCAGAAGTACACTGCGATAGCGATGTCGATGACAGGAGAAGACTCTGAAGATTATAGAAACCAGACACCCTAAAATCTTAGAAAAATCTGAACTTCTTAAGAGTCTGAAACCCTGAACTTTTTGCAAACTTCTGAAGGATAAGGGCCGTCCGATCTGATCCAGACGGTTAAGATATTCGGAAAATTCAACACTTGTCCACGACTTTTTGCGAGAAACCCCCTCCTAGTATATGGTCTTCTCGTTCCAAGTCCCCgtctccatccccatccccatccccttGCCTGCCCGGACTTCTCCGCCGGATTGGCCTTGCCGGCCGCCGGGGAAGGACGGCCTAGTGGCTTCAATGTTGGGTTCGTCTGCCGCCGCGCTGGATCCGCCGACGCCGATGGCTTCCGTACGGGGCAGTGGTGCTCTCCGGCACCCGCGGCATGCGAGCGGAAACCTGCGGTGGTCCGAGGGTTCCCGGGGTGAACTAAGGGTCGCGGCACGAGCCCTGGCGGAAGCTCATTGAGACGCTCGGTGAAGAGGCGGAGAGGATTTCTCACCGTTggtacctcctcctcctcctcccacctctGCTCCTGCTGCTTCTTTGTCGTATTACAAGTTCGCGGTTCCTAGGGTTTGGATGCCATTTACTTTCCTGCAGTGGTTTCTAGGATTTGGTCGCGATTTGTAGGGTTTGGACGCgactttgttgttgttgtcaAAAGATTGGAAGGGTTGCATCCGATGGTATTAAGGAGACTCGTTCTGTATTTATGTTTAAGGTTTGCATATGACGTGAGAATGAGAGGATTAGGAGGATTTCTAAAAGATTTTAGGGTGTCTGGTTTGAGCGGTTTTACCATGTTTACTTGTTTGCTGGTTTACGTTATAGACCCTTTGCTGTTTTTCAGGACGTATGCTTGCAAAACTATGATGGCTAGTTGCAATTTGGGATTGTTTTTGTGTTTTACAATCTAATGCAAATAAATTCTATGCTCAGACTATGTATCTTTGGGGTTGTGTACGAAAGGGCACGTAGTctagtggttacagtgacctgagtagtaccccaagatcctgagttcaaatctccataggagcgaatttcagattaggTTGTTTGCGGGGTtaagttccctatttcaatggccgtatatatccggttccggttggatgtagaggccggtaTATATATCCGGTTCCGGTTGGATGCAGAGGccggtaaaaaatacccttctctaaaaaaaaatctttagggTTGTGTATATCCTGTGGGATGTAGAGGCAGggttttaatccattatctaaaaaaaaataaattctatgTCTAAATTCGAAGCAAATGCAGTGTTTGGTAGTGGTGATGTCTAGCTCAATCTTCAGATGGCATATGGATTCATTGACTGCAATCTGTGATCTTTACCATTTTTATTGGTTGAGCAAGCAATGGTTAACATTTAGCACTACTGATCTAGGTTCAAAGGTGAGGGACTGATAGCCCTTGGATTGCGCATCATGTGTGGGTTGTTCACTGCTATCCACCTATCACAGATTCAGATTCAGAGGAACACAAACATTACATTTACATAATGAGTAAATTCACGGTCCTTGAGAGGTACCatattttacactagaaaaataTGGTATCTCCTCAATGACTGTAAAATCACTCTTACATAATccaaggaggagaaggggaaaaaaagagaagaggcaGTGCATGTAGGCAGACCTTAGTTGAGAGTTGAGCAGCAAGGCAGGAATTTCTTTGCAAACCCCTTAACAGGGTCTTTCTTCTATGAAGTCTCTGTTCAGACATGGAATATTAGAGACATACTCCCAGTACTCCCCTCCTCTTCTGCATCGCTTATCTAACTTGTGGCTTCCTAGTGTCATTAGCTTCCTGAGGTTTGGCAGTCGCTGAAGAAGACTCTGTGGCAGTGTCTCTACCCCAGGGCACTGCCGAACACATAGTTCCTGAAGACCAGTGAGGCCATCCATAACATCAGGCAAATTTCTCAGACTTGAGCAAGAAAATAATGTGAGATCTCTCAACTTGGCAAGTCTTGCAAGATTTGGTGGCAGAGACACCAAAGAAGTGCATTCATTAATGCGTAGTGTCTCCAGTGAAGCAGGGAGCTTGGGAATCTCTAataagttattgcaaaattctATGTACAACTTTTCCAGACCAGACGGGAATAAGGATTCTTCTGATGATGAACTGGTCAGATTCTTGCAATAACTAAATCTTACACAACGAAGGGAATTCAAGCCACAGAGCTCCTTCACAGGCCAATGGACAAGATCGTCGCATAATACTATCGACAATTCTTCCACAAATGCAAAGCAATCCCAGAAACCAAAGGGCCAGTTTGACGAATTAGGTGAGAAGAAACAACTAGAATACCAAATGCTCAGCTTCTGAATTGATTCCAGAGGGGGCATGGTCGTCTGCTGCTCATCTGGGAGAAGCGAGTTCCCTAAAGAGGCTAGCGCTAATGTCACAAGAGATGGCCAGGAGCGTATTGGTATTACCTGCAAATCCTTAGAAACACTCCAGTCACCAACATAGTTGAGTTGGGAAAGTGCTGCAAGATGGCTGAGTGAGTTCAGTGCAATTCTGCACTGGAATATATCCAGCTCTCGTAGGATAGGAGCTTTTGGAATATTCACTAGCTTTGGACAATTGTAAATTTTTAATTCTTTGAGCTCAGGGAACATCACCGATGTTACTTCATTGTCCATCCATTTCTCCAAGTTAGGTAAGTAATGTAAATGCATCTTCTTCAGCTTTGGAAAAATTTCCAGGGAACCATTGCATCCTGGAACAGCCATGTCAATGCCACTAGATAATGTGGTCAAATTATCCAAACGGGATAAAGACAGGGACTCAAGAGAGACAGACTGCCATAACGGTGGTAGATCCTTACATCTCCAGCACTCAGACATGTGGAGTTCTTTTAGGCATAGGAAAATTGCGGGGTTTTTCATCCATGATGACATTTCAATATGACCAGAGCCCCATACCTGCAATGTTTCAAGTCTGCTAGGAGGTAAAGAGAACTCTACGATCTCCTTTTTGTTGTCAACAACATCGAGATCAAAGTCATGGTCACTGTACTCGAATATATCATGACACCAGTGCAACAACAACTCAGTTACATTTTCTTGGATATGGAGATTGGCTTCTCTTGCATTTGACCCACTTTGTATAGCTTTCAGATTAAACAGTTCTAGTCGGCCACCTAGATGATGCAAGTCTTTCAGTTCTTCAAGCCCACATCCATCTTTGGTATCCACAACAAATGTGGTAAGAGTCCGGAGGTTCTTTAGCTGACCAATTCTTGGTGGCATGCGTTTCAAGCTATGACAACCAATAAGATAAAGGTGCCTGAGCTTGCTCATAAATCTCATACCCTCTGGTAAATGCTGAAGTTTCAAGCAACCATTTAACCTCAAAGCTTGCAAGCTGTATAACATACATATTGAATCAGGTAAATGTTCTAGCTTACTAGAATGAGAAAGATCAAGGTATCGTAAGTGTGTTATACTTGCTAATGCCTTTGGAGAAACATTCAATTTATCATTATGCAATGCTCGTAAAGACGTCAAGTTTAATCTCTTGATATTTCTGGGTAGTGGTGATGATTTTGACCAA encodes:
- the LOC4346203 gene encoding putative disease resistance protein RGA1, translating into MAESLLLPVVRGVVGKAAGALVQSVTRMCGVDGDRHKLERQLLAVQCKLSDAEAKSETSPAVKRWMKDLKAVAYEADDVLDDFHYEALRRDAQIGDSTTDKVLGYFTPHSPLLFRVAMSKKLNSVLKKINELVEEMNKFGLVERADQATVHVIHPQTHSGLDSLMEIVGRDDDKEMVVNLLLEQRSKRMVEVLSIVGMGGLGKTTLAKMVYNDTRVQQRFELPMWLCVSDDFNVVSLVRSIIELATRGNCTLPDRIELLRSRLHEVVGRKRYLLVLDDVWNEEEHKWEELRPLLHSAGAPGSVVLVTTRSQRVASIMGTVPAHTLSYLNHDDSWELFRKKAFSKEEEQQPEFAEIGNRIVKKCKGLPLALKTMGGLMSSKKRIQEWEAIAGSKSWEDVGTTNEILSILKLSYRHLPLEMKQCFAFCAIFPKDYQMERDKLVQLWIANNFIQEEGMMDLEERGQFVFNELVWRSFFQDVKVESFHVGIKQTYKSITCYMHDLMHDLAKSVTEECVDAQDLNQQKASMKDVRHLMSSAKLQENSELFKHVGPLHTLLSPYWSKSSPLPRNIKRLNLTSLRALHNDKLNVSPKALASITHLRYLDLSHSSKLEHLPDSICMLYSLQALRLNGCLKLQHLPEGMRFMSKLRHLYLIGCHSLKRMPPRIGQLKNLRTLTTFVVDTKDGCGLEELKDLHHLGGRLELFNLKAIQSGSNAREANLHIQENVTELLLHWCHDIFEYSDHDFDLDVVDNKKEIVEFSLPPSRLETLQVWGSGHIEMSSWMKNPAIFLCLKELHMSECWRCKDLPPLWQSVSLESLSLSRLDNLTTLSSGIDMAVPGCNGSLEIFPKLKKMHLHYLPNLEKWMDNEVTSVMFPELKELKIYNCPKLVNIPKAPILRELDIFQCRIALNSLSHLAALSQLNYVGDWSVSKDLQVIPIRSWPSLVTLALASLGNSLLPDEQQTTMPPLESIQKLSIWYSSCFFSPNSSNWPFGFWDCFAFVEELSIVLCDDLVHWPVKELCGLNSLRCVRFSYCKNLTSSSSEESLFPSGLEKLYIEFCNNLLEIPKLPASLETLRINECTSLVSLPPNLARLAKLRDLTLFSCSSLRNLPDVMDGLTGLQELCVRQCPGVETLPQSLLQRLPNLRKLMTLGSHKLDKRCRRGGEYWEYVSNIPCLNRDFIEERPC
- the LOC9271308 gene encoding putative disease resistance protein RGA3 — translated: MAESLILPMVRGVAAKAADALVQRVTGACGAVDDDRRKLQRQLLAVQRALADAEAKSETNLAVRRWMKDLNAAAYEADDVLDDFRYEALRRDGDATAGKVLGYFTPHNPLLFRVTMSKKLSNVLEKMNKLVDKMNELGLSVDRTESPQELKPPYLQMHSAALDESSDIVGRDDDKEVVVKLLLDQRYEQRLQVLPVIGIGGSGKTTLAKMVYNDTRVRDHFQLKMWHCVSENFEAVPLLKSIVELATNRRCQVPDKDTIELLRRQLEGAIGSRRFLLVLDDVWNEDENKWKDELRPLLCSAAGGHGSVVVVTTRSQQVASIMGTMRSHELACLNDDDSWELFSKKAFSEEVRETAELVTIGRLIVKKCKGLPLALNAMGGLMSSKQQLHEWKAIADSARDKDEILSMLKLSYRHLPSEMKQCFAFCSIFPRNHEMDKEVLIQLWMANGFIQEDGIMDLEQKGEYTFQYLVWRSFLQDVKAKKTLDHLAELQPSTILQKEIMDKALPYESIGCKMHDLMHDLAKDVADECVTSEHVLQHDASVRNVRHMNISSTFGMQETMEMLQVTSSLRTWIVPSPLCRDLKDLSLASLRTLVIEKGIFHYHSVMSNHVITYSKHLRYLDLSMSQIVMLPSSICVMYNLQTLRLNGCSFLKYLPESMGKMRKLLHLYLLGCDSLVRMPPNFGLLNNLRTLTTFVLDTKAGCGIDELKNLRHIANRLELYNLRKINCRNNGIEANLHQKENLSELLLHWGRDKIYTPENSAYNEEEVLESLTPHGKLKILELHGYSGLKIPQWMRDPQMLQCLTTLRISNCLGCKDLSTLWLSVSLEHLQLSRMDNLTTLCKNVGVGAEGYTIPQQVFPKLKSLKLELLFSLEKWAENTAGEAKNLVTFPELEMLQIIRCSKLASVPDCPVLKELDRFGSYMLAMNELTHLTSLSKLNYVANSLCDCVSMPLGSWPSLVELVLRSSTHIPTTLQVEANQGQLEYLRSLSLVNCFTAASGSSEMRLGLWKCFAFVEVLHIHMCLSLVCWPTEELTSLIHLRHLYIEHCHRLEGKGSSSEEKFMSLSHLERLHIQHCYNLLEIPMLPASLQDLRLESCRRLVALPSNLGNLAMLRHLYLMNCYVLKDLPDGMDGLVSLKILEIQACAEIEEFPQGLLQRLPTLKELSIQGCPGLETRCREGGEYFDLVSSVQRICIPAAAKTEMEEESRSGI